In Janthinobacterium rivuli, a single genomic region encodes these proteins:
- a CDS encoding methyltransferase domain-containing protein: protein MLNEREIESCYLGQFIPVHYHHNMLMDQNRMHGFKSAIDYAVKPGMKVLELGGGTGVLSWFAAARADKVWCVEFNPDMVKEARKMLALNPNGEKVEVVHADAFEYLPPEPVDVVICEMIHVGMLREKQVEVIESFKRRYLARFGGPLPIFLPEAVIMAVQPMQQEYDFEGFYAPIVQFQETTAIHPGVLELAPPSVYSIIDFSQPTDSVFGFDGKFVVERSGTLNALRFVTKNILAVVPERSTTIDWLNHYMCLPLATPVAVKAGDVLQVSFQYRAGGSIPSLEASIRAQVIYDVNLQPAIQSAVYA, encoded by the coding sequence ATGCTGAATGAACGAGAAATCGAGAGTTGTTACCTGGGGCAATTTATCCCCGTCCATTACCACCACAATATGTTGATGGACCAGAACCGCATGCACGGGTTCAAGTCGGCGATCGATTACGCGGTGAAGCCTGGCATGAAAGTGCTGGAGCTGGGCGGCGGCACGGGCGTGCTGTCGTGGTTTGCGGCCGCACGCGCGGACAAGGTGTGGTGCGTGGAGTTCAATCCGGACATGGTCAAGGAAGCGCGCAAGATGCTGGCGCTCAATCCCAACGGTGAAAAAGTCGAAGTCGTCCACGCGGACGCCTTCGAGTACCTGCCGCCCGAGCCCGTCGATGTGGTCATTTGCGAAATGATCCATGTCGGCATGCTGCGCGAAAAGCAGGTGGAAGTGATCGAATCGTTCAAGCGCCGCTACCTGGCCCGCTTTGGCGGCCCGCTGCCCATCTTCCTACCCGAAGCCGTCATCATGGCCGTGCAGCCGATGCAGCAGGAATACGATTTCGAGGGTTTCTATGCGCCCATCGTGCAATTCCAGGAAACCACGGCCATCCATCCTGGCGTGCTGGAACTGGCGCCGCCTTCCGTCTACAGCATCATCGACTTCAGCCAGCCGACGGACAGCGTGTTCGGCTTTGACGGCAAGTTTGTCGTCGAGCGCAGCGGCACCCTGAACGCCTTGCGTTTCGTCACCAAGAACATCCTGGCCGTCGTGCCCGAGCGCTCGACCACCATCGACTGGCTGAACCATTACATGTGCCTGCCGCTGGCCACGCCGGTGGCCGTGAAGGCGGGCGACGTGCTGCAAGTGAGCTTCCAGTACCGCGCTGGCGGTTCGATCCCTTCGCTGGAAGCATCGATCCGCGCCCAGGTCATCTATGACGTCAACCTGCAGCCAGCGATACAGAGCGCCGTCTACGCATAA
- a CDS encoding ankyrin repeat domain-containing protein: MMKKLALAMLLCCANASHASHAAPEPDAFFRAVSVNNVSGVRSMLLDGVNPNQPDAQRGDIPLVLALRDDADRVFQVLLEAPGIDIEARSANGNTALMMAAYKHKQDAVNALLAKGAKVNQSGWTALHYAASAGDLPIMKIFLDRDAVVDARAPANVTPLMFAAREGQEGAVKLLLSWGADASLKSDHGWTAVQFAQAGDKPGVVAIIEAAQKARAARK; this comes from the coding sequence ATGATGAAAAAACTCGCGCTGGCGATGCTGTTGTGCTGCGCCAACGCCAGCCATGCCAGCCATGCTGCGCCGGAACCGGACGCTTTCTTCCGCGCAGTGTCCGTGAATAACGTCAGCGGCGTGCGCAGCATGCTGCTTGACGGCGTGAATCCGAACCAGCCTGATGCGCAGCGCGGCGACATTCCCCTGGTGCTGGCCTTGCGCGACGATGCGGACCGGGTTTTCCAGGTCCTGCTCGAGGCGCCCGGCATCGACATCGAAGCCCGCTCGGCCAATGGCAACACGGCGCTGATGATGGCGGCCTACAAGCACAAGCAGGACGCCGTGAACGCCTTGCTGGCCAAGGGCGCCAAGGTCAACCAGAGCGGCTGGACGGCGCTGCACTATGCGGCCTCGGCAGGCGACTTGCCCATCATGAAGATTTTTCTCGACCGCGACGCCGTGGTCGATGCGCGCGCGCCCGCCAACGTCACGCCGCTGATGTTTGCCGCCCGCGAAGGGCAGGAGGGCGCCGTCAAGCTGCTGCTGTCCTGGGGCGCGGACGCCAGCCTGAAAAGCGACCATGGCTGGACGGCCGTGCAGTTTGCCCAGGCGGGCGACAAGCCCGGCGTGGTGGCCATCATCGAAGCGGCACAAAAGGCGCGCGCCGCACGTAAATAA
- a CDS encoding TatD family hydrolase: MYIDSHCHINFPELAARMPEILAKMAENKVTHALCVSVDLPDFPQVLALAEQYPHIFASVGVHPDYEDTPEPSVEDLVRLANHPKIIAIGETGLDYFRLTGNLEWQRERFRTHIKASRITRKPLIIHTRAASEDTIRIMREEGAGVSDGGVAGVMHCFTESLEVARAAIDMGFYISFSGIVTFKSAKDLQAVALEVPLERILIETDSPYLAPVPFRGRMNEPGYVAHVAEYLSTLKGIPLDQVAKQTTDNFFKLFNQLP; encoded by the coding sequence ATGTATATCGATTCCCATTGCCATATCAATTTCCCCGAGCTGGCTGCTCGCATGCCCGAGATCCTCGCCAAGATGGCCGAGAACAAGGTGACCCATGCCTTGTGCGTGTCCGTCGACTTGCCGGACTTTCCACAGGTGCTGGCCCTGGCCGAGCAGTATCCGCACATTTTCGCCTCCGTCGGCGTGCATCCCGATTACGAGGACACGCCTGAACCGTCCGTGGAAGACCTGGTGCGCCTGGCCAACCATCCGAAGATCATCGCCATCGGCGAGACGGGCCTCGACTATTTCCGCCTGACGGGCAACCTGGAGTGGCAGCGCGAGCGTTTTCGCACTCACATCAAAGCTTCAAGAATCACGCGTAAGCCCTTGATTATTCACACAAGAGCGGCCAGCGAAGACACGATACGCATCATGCGCGAAGAGGGCGCGGGCGTGTCGGACGGCGGCGTGGCCGGCGTCATGCATTGCTTTACTGAATCGCTGGAAGTGGCGCGCGCCGCCATCGACATGGGCTTCTATATTTCGTTCTCCGGCATCGTCACGTTCAAGAGCGCCAAGGATTTGCAAGCCGTGGCCCTGGAAGTGCCGCTCGAGCGCATCCTCATCGAGACGGATTCGCCGTACCTGGCGCCCGTCCCGTTCCGCGGCCGCATGAACGAACCCGGCTACGTGGCCCACGTGGCGGAATACCTGTCGACCCTGAAAGGTATACCGCTGGACCAGGTGGCGAAGCAGACGACGGATAATTTCTTCAAGTTATTCAATCAGTTGCCATAA
- a CDS encoding VOC family protein, giving the protein MKRVTGIGGIFFHAQDPAALRAWYQRHLGLDVQPWGGAAFSWTDADGKPTGGTTIWSVAANDNEQFAPGKASFMINYRVDDLDALLQALRDEGCNVLEKAPDSEYGQFGWVIDPEGNKVELWQPPQGQ; this is encoded by the coding sequence ATGAAGCGAGTCACTGGCATCGGCGGCATCTTTTTCCACGCGCAAGACCCGGCCGCGCTGCGCGCCTGGTACCAGCGCCACCTGGGCCTCGACGTGCAGCCGTGGGGCGGCGCCGCTTTCAGCTGGACCGACGCCGACGGCAAGCCGACTGGCGGCACCACTATCTGGTCCGTCGCGGCCAATGACAACGAACAATTCGCGCCCGGCAAGGCGTCCTTCATGATCAACTACCGCGTCGACGACCTCGACGCGCTGCTGCAAGCCCTGCGCGACGAAGGCTGCAACGTGCTGGAAAAGGCGCCCGATTCCGAGTATGGCCAGTTCGGCTGGGTCATCGATCCCGAAGGCAACAAGGTGGAGCTGTGGCAGCCGCCGCAGGGGCAGTAG
- a CDS encoding DNA polymerase III subunit delta': MTSSLYPWQQDAWQQLQALRPRMPHAILFHGAQGIGKADFIEHFAQALLCEDVRADGHACGACASCGWFSQGNHPDYRRVRPEALEDEVADDGEEGEGAKKSAKTKTPSKDIKIEQIRNLADFMNISTHRQGLRVVVLYPAEALNTPASNALLKTLEEPPPGTLFLLASNSLDRLLPTILSRCRKFALPMPSHEQALTWLKQQGLNDADSWLREQGGAPLAALAQSESGGREETEQLLQVLANPGVEAALKAADKLQKAPLAPLVASLQRWLYDVFSVKLSGTIRYYPRHRRELEALAGRINVSRLMAAIKAANERRAIAEHPLSPKLFLEDMLLDYASSCQ, from the coding sequence ATGACCAGTTCTCTCTATCCGTGGCAACAGGACGCCTGGCAGCAATTGCAAGCCTTGCGTCCGCGCATGCCGCACGCCATTTTGTTCCATGGCGCGCAAGGCATCGGCAAGGCCGACTTCATCGAGCATTTCGCGCAAGCTTTGCTGTGCGAAGACGTGCGCGCCGACGGCCACGCCTGCGGCGCTTGCGCCTCGTGCGGTTGGTTTAGCCAGGGCAACCATCCCGATTACCGCCGGGTCCGTCCGGAAGCGCTGGAAGACGAGGTGGCGGACGACGGCGAAGAGGGCGAAGGCGCGAAGAAAAGCGCCAAGACCAAGACGCCGTCGAAAGACATCAAGATCGAGCAGATCCGCAACCTGGCCGACTTCATGAACATTTCCACGCACCGCCAGGGCTTGCGCGTGGTGGTGCTGTACCCGGCCGAGGCGCTGAATACGCCGGCCTCGAACGCCTTGCTGAAAACCCTGGAAGAGCCGCCGCCGGGCACTTTGTTCCTGCTGGCCTCGAATAGCCTGGACCGCTTACTGCCGACAATCCTGTCGCGCTGCCGCAAATTCGCCTTGCCCATGCCCAGCCACGAGCAGGCCTTGACGTGGCTCAAGCAACAAGGCTTGAACGATGCGGACAGCTGGCTGCGCGAGCAGGGCGGCGCGCCGCTGGCCGCGCTGGCCCAGTCCGAATCGGGCGGCCGCGAAGAAACGGAACAGTTGCTGCAGGTGCTGGCCAATCCCGGCGTGGAAGCGGCCCTGAAGGCGGCCGATAAATTGCAGAAGGCGCCGCTGGCGCCGCTGGTTGCGTCATTGCAGCGCTGGCTGTACGACGTGTTTTCCGTCAAGCTATCCGGCACCATCCGCTACTACCCGCGCCACCGGCGCGAGCTGGAAGCGCTGGCCGGGCGCATCAATGTCAGCCGTTTGATGGCCGCCATCAAGGCCGCGAATGAGCGCCGTGCGATTGCCGAGCACCCCTTGTCGCCGAAGCTGTTCCTGGAAGACATGCTGCTCGACTACGCATCCAGCTGCCAATAA
- the tmk gene encoding dTMP kinase, producing MTQHYQPRFITFEGIDGAGKSTHIGFVTDYLRQRGVSLVSSREPGGTSLGEKLRELLLHEKMHLETEALLMFASRREHIAQVIAPALERGEWVISDRFSDASFAYQGGGRGMDLGKMEALEAWVHPHLQPDLTFLFDVPLAVARARLDATRALDKFEQEQADFFAATRNEYLRRAAQFPERFRIIDSTQSIGDIQVQLAKLLDILLEQSPVIR from the coding sequence ATGACACAACACTATCAACCCCGCTTCATCACCTTCGAAGGCATCGATGGCGCGGGCAAGTCGACGCATATCGGCTTTGTGACCGACTACCTGCGGCAGCGGGGCGTGAGCCTCGTTTCATCGCGCGAACCGGGCGGCACCAGCCTGGGCGAAAAGCTGCGCGAACTGCTGCTGCATGAAAAAATGCACCTGGAAACGGAAGCCTTGCTGATGTTCGCCAGCCGCCGCGAACACATCGCGCAAGTCATCGCACCCGCCCTGGAACGGGGCGAGTGGGTCATTTCCGACCGGTTTAGCGATGCCAGCTTTGCCTACCAGGGCGGCGGACGCGGCATGGACTTGGGCAAGATGGAAGCGCTGGAAGCATGGGTGCACCCGCACTTGCAGCCGGACCTGACATTCCTGTTCGACGTGCCGCTGGCTGTCGCCAGAGCCCGCCTGGATGCCACGCGCGCGCTCGACAAGTTCGAGCAGGAGCAGGCCGACTTCTTTGCCGCCACGCGCAACGAGTACCTGCGCCGCGCGGCCCAGTTCCCGGAACGCTTCCGCATCATCGATTCCACGCAAAGCATTGGCGATATTCAAGTACAGCTGGCAAAACTGCTGGATATTTTGCTCGAACAAAGCCCTGTAATACGCTGA
- the mltG gene encoding endolytic transglycosylase MltG, with product MAFFKKLVVSSVIAAIGVGGTFVYWAQQPITTDGEAIPFTIAPGSGAHAAGQQIADAGVPIVPILFNMLARIEGKTSKIKAGSYELKPGTTPQRLITQLARGEFAQESLTIIEGWTFKQMRLAMANHPGLKHDTVGLSDKELMAKISPEYVHPEGLFFPDTYLFAKGASEMQIFRQAHTAMIGRLSEAWDKRDPALPYKNPYEALIMASIVEKETGQKSERAMIAGVFVNRLKTGMLLQTDPTVIYGMGDNYQGKIRKRDLEADTPYNTYTRGGLPPTPIALAGAQSLTAALAPARTQALYFVARGDGTSQFSANLPDHNRAVNQYQR from the coding sequence ATGGCTTTTTTTAAAAAACTTGTAGTCAGCTCAGTCATCGCCGCCATCGGCGTCGGCGGTACTTTTGTGTATTGGGCGCAGCAGCCCATCACCACGGACGGCGAGGCGATCCCGTTTACGATCGCGCCGGGCAGCGGTGCGCATGCGGCCGGCCAGCAGATCGCGGACGCGGGCGTGCCCATCGTGCCCATCCTGTTCAACATGCTGGCGCGCATCGAAGGCAAGACCTCGAAGATCAAGGCCGGTTCCTATGAGTTGAAACCGGGCACCACGCCGCAGCGTCTGATCACGCAGCTGGCGCGCGGCGAATTCGCGCAAGAGTCGCTGACCATCATCGAAGGCTGGACCTTCAAGCAGATGCGCCTGGCGATGGCGAATCACCCTGGCCTCAAGCACGATACCGTGGGCCTGTCCGACAAGGAGCTGATGGCGAAGATCAGCCCGGAATACGTGCACCCGGAAGGCTTGTTCTTCCCGGATACATATTTGTTTGCCAAGGGCGCCAGCGAAATGCAGATTTTCAGGCAGGCGCACACGGCCATGATCGGCCGCCTTTCCGAAGCGTGGGACAAGCGCGATCCGGCCTTGCCATATAAAAACCCGTACGAGGCGCTGATCATGGCTTCCATCGTGGAAAAAGAAACGGGGCAAAAGTCCGAGCGCGCGATGATCGCCGGCGTGTTCGTCAACCGCTTGAAAACAGGCATGCTGCTGCAGACGGACCCGACCGTGATCTATGGCATGGGCGATAACTACCAAGGCAAGATCCGCAAACGCGACCTGGAAGCGGACACCCCTTACAATACCTACACGCGCGGCGGCTTGCCGCCCACGCCGATCGCCCTGGCTGGCGCGCAATCGCTGACGGCGGCGCTGGCGCCGGCCCGCACGCAGGCGCTGTATTTCGTCGCGCGCGGAGATGGCACCAGCCAGTTCTCGGCCAATTTGCCTGACCATAACCGCGCCGTGAATCAGTATCAGCGTTAA
- a CDS encoding YgfZ/GcvT domain-containing protein, with product MEIMNNWNQFLTAQGARPVAIDGAPDGTAPIAAAPIHDFGQSLTVPQLQEGFVAAITDQGLIGLNGDEAASFLHGQLTNDVEHLSQEQVRLAGYCTPKGRLLASFLMWRNATTIYLQLPRTIQPAIQKRLQMFVLRAKAKLHDASFDDTNQVVLGLGGQKASAALSAWFPTLPATPFSKVEHELGTLLRVADAFGSARYEWLTSAATARDVWPPLTQQLAKGGNDAWQLSEIHAGIPQITAATQEQFVPQMVNFELLGGVNFKKGCYPGQEIVARSQYLGKLKRRTTLVSIADPSVVAGGELFAVSDPEQPCGMVVNAAPNGVGGIDALVEMKLGAIEEGASAAGAVRYGTAQGAAVQFLTMPYVLDALDL from the coding sequence ATGGAAATTATGAATAACTGGAATCAATTTTTAACCGCCCAAGGCGCCCGCCCCGTTGCCATCGATGGCGCGCCTGACGGCACTGCCCCCATCGCCGCCGCCCCTATCCATGATTTCGGCCAGTCCCTGACAGTGCCCCAGCTGCAAGAAGGTTTTGTCGCGGCCATCACGGACCAGGGCTTGATCGGCTTGAACGGCGACGAGGCAGCCAGTTTCCTGCACGGCCAGCTGACCAACGACGTGGAACACCTGAGCCAGGAGCAAGTGCGCCTGGCCGGCTACTGCACGCCGAAGGGCCGCTTGCTGGCCAGTTTCCTGATGTGGCGCAACGCCACCACCATTTATCTGCAATTGCCGCGCACCATACAGCCAGCTATCCAGAAGCGGCTGCAAATGTTCGTGCTGCGCGCCAAGGCCAAGCTGCACGATGCGTCCTTTGATGACACCAATCAAGTCGTTCTGGGCCTCGGCGGCCAAAAGGCCAGCGCGGCCCTGTCCGCCTGGTTCCCCACGCTGCCCGCCACGCCGTTCAGCAAGGTCGAGCATGAGTTGGGTACCCTGCTGCGCGTGGCCGATGCCTTTGGCAGCGCCCGCTATGAATGGCTGACGTCTGCCGCCACGGCGCGCGACGTGTGGCCCCCATTGACGCAACAGCTGGCCAAGGGAGGCAATGACGCCTGGCAATTGTCAGAGATCCACGCGGGCATCCCGCAGATCACGGCCGCGACGCAAGAACAATTCGTGCCGCAGATGGTCAACTTCGAGCTGCTGGGCGGCGTCAATTTCAAGAAAGGCTGCTACCCGGGCCAGGAAATCGTCGCGCGCAGCCAGTATCTGGGCAAGCTCAAGCGCCGCACCACCCTCGTCAGCATTGCCGATCCATCGGTCGTGGCCGGCGGCGAACTATTCGCCGTCAGCGACCCCGAGCAGCCTTGCGGCATGGTCGTCAACGCCGCGCCCAACGGCGTGGGCGGCATCGACGCCCTCGTTGAAATGAAGCTGGGCGCCATCGAAGAAGGTGCCAGCGCCGCCGGCGCCGTGCGCTACGGCACAGCCCAGGGCGCCGCCGTGCAATTCCTGACCATGCCTTACGTGCTAGACGCACTCGACTTGTGA
- a CDS encoding DUF4936 family protein, translated as MKDLYVYYQVKEEYAQALEARVRALQTKLAAASGVAPQLKRRPDAKDGLQTWMEIYPVVGEGFTELLASAADEAGLLSLTAGARHTEVFMDLPPCA; from the coding sequence ATGAAAGATCTGTACGTTTACTATCAGGTAAAAGAAGAGTACGCTCAGGCGCTGGAAGCCCGGGTGCGCGCCTTGCAAACCAAGCTGGCGGCCGCCTCAGGCGTGGCGCCGCAACTCAAGCGCCGTCCTGACGCCAAGGATGGCTTGCAGACGTGGATGGAAATTTATCCCGTCGTCGGCGAAGGCTTTACGGAACTGCTGGCCAGCGCAGCCGACGAAGCGGGCTTGCTGTCATTGACGGCCGGCGCGCGCCATACGGAAGTGTTCATGGATTTGCCTCCATGTGCCTGA
- a CDS encoding NRDE family protein gives MCLIVFAWKVNPHIPLIAAANRDEFYERASAPAGAWPEHPQVYAGRDLQAGGSWMGITQAGAGSSRFAAITNIRSPQDRNPDAPSRGALVADYLAGNMSPQDYIAQIRPGCKAYNGFNLVLGDADTLIWFSNRGDGDARNGQPLEPGIYGLSNALLDAPWPKVLKTKAQFASLLCQGAPDEAYFDMLADTTRAPDFRLPDTGVPLDLERVLSAVCIETPGYGTRTSTVVKLFRDSPGELHELVIQ, from the coding sequence ATGTGCCTGATCGTTTTTGCCTGGAAAGTCAATCCGCACATCCCGCTGATTGCCGCCGCCAACCGCGACGAATTCTATGAACGCGCCAGCGCCCCCGCCGGCGCCTGGCCCGAACACCCGCAAGTGTATGCGGGCCGCGACCTGCAGGCGGGCGGCAGCTGGATGGGCATCACCCAAGCCGGCGCCGGCAGCTCGCGCTTTGCCGCCATCACGAATATCCGCAGCCCGCAAGACCGCAACCCGGACGCCCCTTCGCGCGGCGCCCTCGTAGCCGACTACCTGGCTGGCAACATGTCGCCGCAAGACTACATCGCGCAAATCCGCCCCGGCTGCAAAGCCTACAACGGTTTTAACCTGGTGCTGGGCGACGCGGACACCCTGATCTGGTTTTCCAACCGCGGCGATGGCGATGCGCGCAATGGCCAGCCATTGGAACCTGGCATCTACGGCCTGTCGAACGCCCTGCTCGACGCGCCATGGCCGAAGGTCCTGAAGACCAAGGCCCAGTTCGCCAGTTTGCTGTGCCAGGGCGCGCCCGACGAAGCGTATTTCGACATGCTGGCCGACACCACGCGTGCGCCCGACTTCCGCTTGCCGGACACGGGCGTGCCACTCGACCTCGAGCGCGTGCTGTCCGCCGTCTGCATCGAAACGCCGGGCTACGGCACGCGCACCTCCACCGTCGTCAAATTGTTTCGGGATTCTCCTGGCGAATTGCATGAGCTGGTGATTCAATAA
- a CDS encoding LacI family DNA-binding transcriptional regulator — translation MATMEDVARAADVSLSTVSHVVNGTRKVSPKTVAAVNAAMQQIGYVPNMLARALAGSSSGTIGVAISAFTNHYFSETVRAIEAACTRHGLMMLFSDTHDDPEQELKVVQNLHQRRVDGIVLAPSGDPHNRALDYLTSNKIASVLVDRMSPQPFDQVGVENIEATAELVSHLITAHGHRRIGFIAGAPGLSTTHERIDGYRLALQRANIAFDPELLRSGDSNLERSGAATRELLALPAGQRPTAIVAGNNLMTIGTMHALRDAHIAVPQDVALAGFDDFDWADYFSPRLTVMAQPLEELGAMAVDLLIERIAHPGRAQHVQRLSPTLRVRNSCGCP, via the coding sequence ATGGCCACCATGGAAGATGTAGCGCGGGCGGCGGACGTATCGCTGTCGACCGTCTCGCACGTAGTCAACGGCACCCGCAAGGTCAGCCCGAAAACCGTCGCCGCCGTCAATGCGGCCATGCAGCAGATCGGCTATGTGCCGAACATGCTGGCGCGCGCGCTGGCCGGCTCCTCGTCGGGCACCATCGGCGTGGCCATTTCCGCCTTCACCAATCATTACTTCAGTGAAACCGTGCGCGCCATCGAGGCGGCCTGCACGCGCCATGGCTTGATGATGCTGTTTTCTGATACGCATGACGATCCCGAGCAGGAACTCAAAGTGGTACAGAACTTGCACCAGCGCCGGGTCGACGGCATCGTGCTGGCGCCGTCCGGCGATCCGCACAACCGCGCCCTCGACTATTTGACCAGCAACAAGATCGCTTCCGTGCTGGTCGACCGCATGTCGCCACAACCGTTCGACCAGGTGGGCGTGGAAAACATCGAGGCGACGGCAGAACTGGTCAGCCACCTGATCACGGCCCACGGCCACCGCCGCATCGGCTTCATCGCGGGCGCGCCCGGCCTGTCCACGACGCACGAGCGTATCGACGGCTACCGCCTGGCCTTGCAGCGCGCCAATATCGCGTTTGACCCGGAACTGCTGCGCTCGGGCGACTCCAACCTCGAGCGCAGCGGCGCGGCCACCCGCGAATTGCTGGCCTTGCCTGCCGGACAGCGCCCGACCGCCATTGTGGCCGGCAATAACTTGATGACCATCGGCACCATGCATGCCTTGCGCGACGCGCACATTGCGGTACCGCAAGACGTCGCGCTGGCTGGCTTCGATGATTTCGACTGGGCCGATTACTTCAGCCCCCGCCTGACCGTGATGGCGCAGCCGCTCGAAGAGCTGGGCGCCATGGCCGTCGACCTGCTGATCGAGCGCATCGCCCATCCCGGCCGTGCCCAGCACGTGCAGCGCCTGTCGCCGACCTTGCGCGTACGCAATTCCTGCGGCTGCCCCTGA
- the xylB gene encoding xylulokinase: MSLGIDLGTSELKTVLMDSTGAVRGQASVRVDTSRPQPGWSEQAPQDWWAACVNALAQLRAGWPQEYAQIACIGLSGQMHGAVLLDDQDAVIRPAILWNDARAEAEAANLARDYPAYADVTGSLPMAGLTAPKLLWLQNHEPDAFAAIACLLSPKDYLRLHLTGNKVTDMSDAAGTLWLDEASRAWFAPMLAACGLIPEQMPALAEGDAATGTVLAAVADKLGLPANVVVAAGGGDNPVSAVGIGAVNGGDSFISLGTSAAIVSVTEQPLGNPAGGVHSFCHALPGRWYAMGAILSGASCLRWATGVLGQPDEAALLALVEALLPLDIPVAPSAPLFLPYLSGERTPHNDPQVRGAFLQLGHDSTPAQLGYAVLEGVAFALRDAMAAVTSTGAVVPHCMLVGGGARSQYWAQLLANVLGREMRTLHNSELSASLGAAKLGFAAIGQRQLLATSLPIKNTFLPDAAHSAALSIRYSRYRSLFPAVQALHQLSDKEE; this comes from the coding sequence ATTTCCCTCGGTATCGACCTCGGTACCTCCGAACTGAAAACCGTGCTGATGGACAGCACTGGCGCCGTGCGCGGCCAGGCGTCCGTGCGCGTCGACACCAGCCGCCCACAGCCGGGCTGGTCCGAACAAGCGCCGCAAGACTGGTGGGCCGCCTGCGTCAACGCCCTGGCGCAGCTGCGCGCCGGCTGGCCGCAGGAATACGCACAGATCGCCTGCATCGGCCTGTCGGGCCAGATGCACGGCGCCGTGCTGCTCGACGACCAAGACGCCGTGATCCGTCCCGCCATCCTGTGGAACGATGCGCGCGCCGAAGCCGAAGCGGCCAACCTGGCGCGCGACTATCCCGCGTATGCGGACGTGACGGGCAGCCTGCCGATGGCGGGCCTGACGGCGCCAAAACTGCTGTGGCTGCAAAACCACGAGCCTGACGCCTTTGCCGCCATCGCCTGCCTGCTGTCGCCGAAAGACTACCTGCGCCTGCACCTGACGGGCAACAAGGTCACCGACATGTCCGACGCGGCCGGTACGCTGTGGCTGGACGAAGCCAGCCGTGCCTGGTTCGCCCCCATGCTGGCCGCCTGCGGCTTGATACCGGAACAGATGCCGGCGCTGGCCGAAGGCGATGCCGCCACGGGTACCGTGCTGGCCGCCGTCGCAGACAAGCTGGGCTTGCCAGCAAACGTGGTGGTGGCGGCCGGCGGCGGCGACAACCCCGTCTCGGCCGTGGGCATCGGCGCCGTCAACGGCGGCGACAGTTTCATTTCGCTGGGCACCAGCGCCGCCATCGTTTCCGTCACAGAACAGCCTTTGGGCAATCCGGCCGGCGGCGTGCACAGCTTTTGCCACGCCCTGCCCGGCCGCTGGTATGCGATGGGCGCGATCTTGTCCGGCGCCAGTTGCTTGCGCTGGGCCACTGGCGTGCTGGGCCAGCCCGACGAGGCGGCCCTGCTGGCGCTGGTGGAGGCGCTCTTGCCGCTCGATATCCCCGTCGCGCCGTCCGCGCCCCTGTTCCTGCCGTATCTGTCCGGTGAGCGCACGCCGCATAACGACCCGCAAGTGCGCGGTGCCTTTTTGCAACTGGGCCACGACAGCACGCCGGCGCAGCTCGGCTATGCCGTGCTCGAAGGCGTGGCCTTTGCCTTGCGCGACGCGATGGCGGCCGTCACGTCGACAGGCGCCGTCGTTCCCCACTGCATGCTGGTGGGCGGCGGCGCGCGCAGCCAGTACTGGGCGCAATTGCTGGCCAATGTGCTGGGCCGCGAGATGCGCACCCTGCACAACAGCGAACTGTCCGCCAGCCTGGGCGCGGCCAAGCTCGGCTTTGCCGCCATCGGCCAGCGCCAGCTGCTGGCCACCAGCTTGCCCATCAAAAACACTTTCCTGCCCGATGCCGCGCACAGCGCAGCCTTGAGCATCCGCTACAGCCGCTACCGTAGCCTGTTTCCCGCCGTGCAAGCCTTGCACCAACTCAGTGATAAGGAAGAGTAA